Proteins from a genomic interval of Desulfomonilaceae bacterium:
- a CDS encoding NDP-sugar synthase, with amino-acid sequence MKAMVLTAGYGTRLRPLTLETAKPAIPVLGKPLIAQTLQKLASSGITHSRLNLHFLPHTIKQALESFQFGLPEISYSYETQILGTGGGLKSNESFFDDENFLMVNGDIFFDFSIEPIIDFHIKNRAMATLALYPQRQPYQYTPIRIDSDCRIRSFPRSRPTKDDSEDSYVFTGVTVLSKDIFSLMKPNGFSDIISEAYENAIALDQKIMGFPVTGYWNDLGTPSRYLCTQKKLFRRYHWDPQIFVANDAILGDGVRLGPYVSVGSGCSIGDHCHIEDSILWDNCHVGSGSTIRRCILGKGVSIHGNYHDRIMTTAHGESFID; translated from the coding sequence ATGAAGGCAATGGTCCTGACAGCGGGTTATGGAACTCGCCTTAGACCTCTAACGCTAGAAACGGCTAAACCCGCAATTCCTGTGCTCGGAAAGCCCCTGATTGCTCAAACGTTGCAAAAACTTGCGTCTTCAGGGATCACACACAGCAGGCTCAATCTCCACTTTCTTCCTCACACCATTAAACAGGCGCTTGAATCATTCCAATTCGGTCTCCCCGAAATTTCATATTCTTACGAGACCCAAATTCTTGGGACAGGTGGTGGTCTCAAGTCGAATGAATCTTTTTTTGACGACGAGAATTTCCTCATGGTAAATGGAGACATTTTCTTTGATTTCAGCATAGAGCCTATTATTGATTTCCATATTAAGAACCGAGCAATGGCTACTCTGGCCTTGTACCCCCAGAGGCAGCCGTATCAATACACCCCTATAAGAATTGATTCCGACTGCAGGATTCGATCATTCCCCAGATCCCGGCCAACAAAGGATGACAGCGAAGATTCATATGTATTCACAGGCGTCACTGTATTGTCAAAAGACATTTTCAGTCTGATGAAGCCCAATGGATTCTCTGACATAATTTCTGAGGCGTATGAGAATGCAATAGCATTGGATCAAAAAATAATGGGATTCCCCGTCACCGGATATTGGAATGATCTCGGAACGCCGTCACGTTATCTTTGTACCCAAAAAAAGCTTTTTAGACGTTATCACTGGGATCCTCAGATATTTGTAGCCAACGACGCAATACTGGGCGACGGTGTGAGGTTAGGGCCATATGTCTCTGTCGGAAGCGGATGTTCCATCGGAGATCATTGCCACATTGAAGATTCCATATTGTGGGACAACTGTCACGTGGGTTCGGGGTCAACTATCAGGCGCTGCATTCTTGGCAAAGGTGTCTCGATTCATGGAAATTATCACGACAGGATAATGACGACTGCTCATGGAGAATCATTCATTGACTGA
- a CDS encoding phosphotransferase, which translates to MTDDSNTLERVRKIALRLREVSFVSKLVGDASSRSYFRITFLNTDTAIAMVSPTAQSKNELNFLEIQTYLEDLGLPVPKVYLRDQLMGIVILEDLGDNLLENVVSNANLPQIRHVYTLALETLLNLHRQTSISDSRCTAFDLAFDAAKLMQEMEFFSEHFVRGWAGKTLQGNARRQLFQFFENICTELASEPRVFTHRDYHSRNLILKNDRFYMIDFQDARMGPAQYDLASLLRDSYVSLPDDLTQELVAQYLQGADFLETRETEHFVRVFDMMSLQRNIKALGTFGYQTYAKKTSRYLSAIPRTAAHISRTLVNYPEFKNYLSVLEDYIIAPAYASRLND; encoded by the coding sequence TTGACTGATGACTCAAACACACTTGAAAGAGTCAGAAAAATAGCGTTGAGATTGAGAGAAGTCTCGTTTGTAAGTAAGCTCGTCGGCGACGCTTCGTCCCGCTCCTACTTCAGGATAACTTTTTTGAACACAGACACTGCAATTGCAATGGTTTCACCCACCGCTCAATCTAAGAATGAATTGAACTTTCTTGAAATTCAAACATATCTTGAAGATCTTGGGTTACCGGTTCCAAAAGTCTACCTGCGTGACCAATTGATGGGAATCGTTATACTTGAGGACCTGGGAGATAATTTACTGGAAAATGTAGTTTCAAACGCAAATCTTCCGCAGATTCGACACGTCTATACCCTTGCTCTGGAAACTCTTCTGAACCTTCACAGGCAGACATCCATCAGTGACTCCCGTTGTACGGCATTCGATCTGGCCTTTGATGCCGCGAAGTTGATGCAGGAAATGGAATTTTTCTCGGAACATTTCGTCAGAGGATGGGCCGGGAAAACTCTTCAAGGCAATGCGAGACGCCAATTGTTTCAGTTCTTCGAGAACATCTGTACCGAACTGGCAAGTGAACCACGGGTTTTCACCCACAGAGATTATCATTCGAGAAACCTGATTCTCAAAAATGATCGTTTTTACATGATCGATTTTCAAGACGCAAGAATGGGGCCTGCGCAATATGATCTTGCGTCTTTACTTAGAGATTCTTACGTGTCTCTGCCTGATGATCTGACGCAGGAACTAGTTGCCCAATACTTGCAAGGCGCTGATTTCCTAGAAACACGTGAAACAGAACATTTCGTTAGGGTGTTTGACATGATGTCTCTGCAGAGGAATATCAAAGCATTGGGGACTTTCGGATATCAGACCTACGCAAAAAAGACCTCGAGGTATTTGTCGGCAATTCCCAGGACTGCTGCCCACATATCAAGAACCCTAGTCAACTATCCTGAATTCAAAAATTATCTATCCGTGCTGGAAGACTATATAATTGCCCCCGCGTATGCCTCAAGACTGAACGACTAA
- a CDS encoding sigma-54 dependent transcriptional regulator has translation MTGRQAKILVVDDEPSQRKMLKANLSLDGYQVFEAEDGKDAIDRVSEEFYDLILMDNRMSNVDGIEALREIKKISPGIPVIIITAYASVETAVEALQAGAHDYLTKPLDIEELRIKVQQTLEFWRLKEENILQKRRIENLFDASQIIGRSQKMRQVLETVAMVAPTEASVLILGESGTGKELIANALHQGSSRSDKRFIKINCSALPETLLESELFGHERGAFTGAVGRRPGRFELADGGTIFLDEIGEMTPSTQAKLLRVLQEREFDPLGSTKTVKVDIRILSATNKDLKEEVRKGVFREDLFYRLNVVPIHLPPLRQRKEDIPLLIEHFLKIYNEKNGRSLRGFHPRALDAMMRYSWPGNIRELENVVERAVILTRDEYVSLPELPEAMARAAGDPATWKVKEGIRPGMTIREMEKELILVTLEHNDSNRTRSAAELGITRRTLQNKLKEYGIDHHGSDAQLDQTEAHL, from the coding sequence ATGACTGGTCGACAGGCTAAAATTCTCGTTGTTGATGATGAACCATCCCAAAGAAAGATGCTCAAAGCCAACCTTTCTCTCGATGGTTACCAGGTTTTTGAGGCTGAGGACGGTAAAGACGCAATAGATCGAGTCTCTGAAGAGTTTTACGACTTAATCCTCATGGACAACCGAATGTCCAACGTTGATGGAATAGAGGCGCTTCGGGAAATAAAGAAAATATCACCTGGCATTCCCGTCATTATAATCACAGCTTACGCTTCGGTGGAAACAGCGGTGGAAGCCTTGCAGGCTGGAGCCCACGATTATCTGACTAAACCACTGGATATTGAAGAGTTAAGAATAAAAGTACAGCAAACCTTAGAGTTCTGGAGACTGAAAGAAGAAAATATTCTTCAGAAGAGGCGGATAGAGAATCTGTTCGACGCGTCCCAAATTATAGGACGTTCTCAAAAGATGAGGCAAGTTCTGGAAACTGTAGCAATGGTAGCTCCCACTGAAGCCTCCGTGCTAATTTTGGGTGAGTCCGGCACAGGAAAAGAATTGATAGCCAACGCTCTTCATCAGGGGTCATCCAGATCAGACAAGAGGTTTATCAAAATTAACTGCTCTGCTCTGCCTGAGACGCTTCTCGAAAGTGAACTGTTTGGACACGAAAGAGGAGCGTTCACAGGAGCTGTTGGAAGAAGACCTGGTAGATTCGAACTGGCCGATGGGGGTACAATATTCCTGGATGAAATTGGTGAGATGACTCCTTCTACCCAGGCCAAACTACTGCGAGTCCTTCAGGAGCGAGAGTTTGATCCATTGGGATCAACCAAGACTGTCAAGGTGGATATCAGGATATTGAGCGCTACGAACAAAGATTTGAAGGAAGAAGTGAGAAAAGGAGTCTTTCGGGAGGACCTCTTTTACCGGCTAAATGTAGTGCCTATTCATTTACCTCCTCTGAGACAACGTAAAGAAGACATCCCTTTACTGATTGAGCATTTTCTCAAGATTTACAACGAGAAGAACGGAAGATCTCTCAGAGGTTTCCATCCTAGGGCTTTGGATGCGATGATGCGATATTCTTGGCCAGGCAACATCAGAGAACTGGAAAATGTCGTGGAGCGCGCGGTTATATTGACTCGTGATGAGTACGTGTCATTGCCGGAATTGCCGGAAGCTATGGCCCGCGCAGCGGGAGATCCAGCTACATGGAAAGTCAAGGAGGGAATACGACCGGGCATGACCATTCGTGAGATGGAAAAGGAGCTTATTCTTGTTACGCTCGAACACAATGACAGCAACAGGACGAGAAGCGCTGCAGAACTCGGGATTACACGTAGAACCCTCCAAAACAAACTGAAAGAATATGGTATTGATCATCATGGATCGGATGCGCAACTGGACCAGACCGAAGCCCATTTGTAG